TGTGCTGTGTATCAGATAGTCTGTTTTCTGTTTTCACGGGAAAATCCTTTATTCAACACTTGCACGTTATAATTTACAGATAAATAGCTTTCCTTATTGCATGGTTCGCCATTTCTCTTATAGTGAATATTAATAAAATTTATTCGATATAAAAAAAGCAACCAGGAAAACTACTCTCCTTTTATACAACAGCCATCATGAACAGATAAAAACATTGAGCCGGTGCAACTAAAATAATGCATAACACATCAAATAAAATATAAAGTCATTCATGATATAAAAAATAAAAATATAAAAGTAAGTCCCTTTACTGTTTATTCACCCATGCCTTGGGATGAAAATAAATGTATTCCCTGACACTGTTAACACTTAACCATCATGACTTTCTTGAGTATGAGGGCTCATGCTAACTGTCAGTTTTCGTCCGGTGACGACATCAGCCGATGTAGCTATCAGCATGAAAGGGCTGATTAAACAGGGATAAAAACCATTTAGGCTATGTGCTGTCTTATTATGTGATATTTGCCATACTGTCATAAATTCCTCCATTTTTATTATTAAGATAAAACGCATCCACTTCCCAAAAAACAAATAGACTATTAATCTCCCGCACTATTTTTAGTTTTTATTCGCATCATGAGGAATTAATGATTTATAAGAACTTGAAAAAACAAAATTAACATAATCATTGTAGTTAAAATTATCATAAATACGTTCACGGACTGGCATGATCAGGTTATCCACGGCAACATCAAAAAATTTAGCCAGCTTATGGAGTGTTTGTCTTGATACGGGCTT
This sequence is a window from Dickeya aquatica. Protein-coding genes within it:
- a CDS encoding helix-turn-helix domain-containing protein — its product is MSQEELSERSLESRCYISIATIKRAELGKPVSRQTLHKLAKFFDVAVDNLIMPVRERIYDNFNYNDYVNFVFSSSYKSLIPHDANKN